The following DNA comes from Chloroflexota bacterium.
GAGTACCACGCATGATAGACCCCTCAAGGCTTATCCAAGGCACTCGCCTGGTTTTCGGCGAAGACTTCGAAGAGGCCTTCGGCCCTATCCTTCCTATCCCAGAGGGCCAGATCCATGTTGCCCAGGATGATGAAGAAATCCGGCTGGGGGCAAGGGAGCTGAGGATATTATTCTCGCCGGGACACGCCACACATCATATCTCTATACTCGACAGTCTAACCGGTGGCTTATTCTGTGGCGAGGCACTGGGGTCTCCCTTAGACAGTGCGCCAGATATTGTGTTGCCTGTAGGTATTCCTCCGTTTGATCCCGAGGCCTATCTGGAAACGATAGAAAAGCTCGAAAAGCTTTCCCCCAAGCTCCTCTTCTATTCCCACAATGGAGTGAGGAAGAATTTGGACAACCACCTTGTCCGACGGATAAAGGAAAGCAGCATGGCTTTCGCCAATATTGTTGAGGAGGCTGTCCGAGCCGGTGAGGATGACCAGAAGATAATGGAACGTCTCTCCCAATACGTCGAAGGCTGCTCGCCGAAAGCCAGACCCTGGGAGTCAATCATCATAAATCCCTTAGGCTACATAGATTACTTTAGGAACAAAAGATAGCTCCCAGACCTGATGGATGGAGAAGTCCCCGAACGTTGGGCGGCCACGGAATCAAAGACAACTGCCTCCCAACGTATCTCTGCCTTGAATATGATGCAATCGTGGAAATATGTGTCTGTCGGGATGCGTGGATGGTTTGCATAATACAATACTGACCGCCGTCTGCCAAACCCCCAGAAGAGTGGGTAGTGTATCATCTTGAAGGGCCAGGCAATGGGGAGATGGTGATTTCTGCTAGATTCGTAGCCAGCTCAAGGGTAGTGGTAACTAAGGCCGAGACTAGCAAGAATGGCCTTGTCGATTTCCGCCATTTTGTCTGGACTCAACTGGCCGCACTTGTGC
Coding sequences within:
- a CDS encoding MBL fold metallo-hydrolase, which produces MAVEIKEVAPSTYLLDCGEVPVFMMRQVAYLLVDHTSVLIEPGATVAASRLLEDSERLGLHLDKISYIIPTHIHVDHGGGAGYLAQKLPQAKVVIHPKGVPRMIDPSRLIQGTRLVFGEDFEEAFGPILPIPEGQIHVAQDDEEIRLGARELRILFSPGHATHHISILDSLTGGLFCGEALGSPLDSAPDIVLPVGIPPFDPEAYLETIEKLEKLSPKLLFYSHNGVRKNLDNHLVRRIKESSMAFANIVEEAVRAGEDDQKIMERLSQYVEGCSPKARPWESIIINPLGYIDYFRNKR